A single region of the Mycobacterium lentiflavum genome encodes:
- a CDS encoding mycofactocin-coupled SDR family oxidoreductase encodes MAGKLEGRVAFITGAARGQGRAHAVRMAAEGADIIAVDIAGKLPSCVPYDPATEEDLAETVRLVEETNRRILASVVDTRDLQALREAVDDGVAAFGRLDIIVANAGVAAPQPWNEITPEDFGHVLDINVTGTWNTVMAGADKIIEGGRGGSIILISSAAGAKQQPFMVHYTASKHAVTGLARAFAAELGKHSIRVNSVHPGPVNTPMGSGDMVEAVARAMETNPQLAHVLTPFLPDWVAEPEEIADAVCWLASDESRKVTAAQIRVDQGSSQY; translated from the coding sequence ATGGCAGGCAAGCTCGAGGGGCGAGTCGCCTTCATCACCGGAGCCGCGCGCGGCCAGGGCCGCGCCCATGCGGTGCGCATGGCCGCCGAAGGCGCCGACATCATCGCCGTCGATATCGCCGGCAAGCTGCCGTCCTGCGTTCCCTACGACCCGGCGACAGAAGAGGACCTGGCCGAAACCGTGCGCCTGGTCGAAGAAACCAACCGTCGCATCCTCGCCTCGGTCGTCGACACTCGCGACCTGCAAGCGCTGCGCGAGGCCGTCGACGACGGCGTCGCCGCATTCGGACGCCTGGACATCATCGTGGCCAACGCCGGAGTGGCGGCCCCGCAGCCGTGGAACGAGATCACGCCCGAAGACTTCGGCCACGTGCTGGACATCAACGTGACGGGCACCTGGAACACCGTGATGGCCGGCGCGGACAAGATCATCGAAGGCGGACGCGGCGGCTCGATCATTCTGATCAGCTCGGCGGCCGGGGCAAAGCAGCAGCCGTTCATGGTGCATTACACCGCCAGTAAGCACGCCGTCACGGGGCTGGCCCGGGCCTTCGCGGCCGAATTGGGCAAGCACTCGATCCGCGTCAACAGCGTCCACCCCGGCCCGGTGAACACGCCGATGGGCTCCGGCGACATGGTCGAGGCGGTGGCCCGGGCGATGGAAACCAACCCCCAGCTGGCGCACGTCCTGACGCCGTTTCTGCCCGACTGGGTCGCCGAACCCGAAGAGATCGCCGACGCCGTCTGCTGGCTGGCCAGCGACGAGTCGCGCAAGGTCACCGCGGCCCAGATTCGCGTGGATCAGGGGTCCAGCCAATACTGA